In the genome of Mycobacterium kansasii ATCC 12478, one region contains:
- a CDS encoding SDR family NAD(P)-dependent oxidoreductase — protein MQVAVVTGATGGIGFGCATRLAEMGMAVLATGRNADKLAELARAIGDPDRVATCAVDLTDDDAPRRITDVVVTRWDHIDFLVNAAGVGNPKPLHETADESLDYFLNLMLRAPFRLTREVLPHMPAGSGIVNITSTFAVVGGLRGGAYSAAKGGLTALTTHIACQYGAQGIRCNAVAPGVIQTPMTEHRLQEERFRRINMEMTPHTRLGTVDDVASTVAFLCSPGGSFINGQTIVVDGGWSSTKYLSESALTARWITE, from the coding sequence ATGCAGGTGGCGGTCGTCACGGGTGCAACGGGTGGGATCGGTTTCGGTTGCGCGACAAGGCTTGCCGAGATGGGGATGGCGGTGCTGGCGACGGGACGCAATGCCGACAAGCTGGCTGAGTTGGCACGTGCCATCGGCGATCCCGACCGAGTGGCCACCTGTGCAGTCGATCTGACCGACGACGACGCCCCCCGGCGGATCACCGACGTCGTGGTAACCCGTTGGGATCACATCGATTTCCTGGTCAACGCCGCAGGGGTGGGCAACCCGAAGCCGCTGCACGAGACCGCCGACGAATCCCTGGACTACTTCCTGAACTTGATGTTGCGGGCGCCCTTTCGCCTCACCCGCGAAGTGTTGCCGCACATGCCCGCGGGCTCCGGGATCGTCAACATCACCTCGACGTTCGCTGTCGTCGGCGGATTGCGCGGCGGGGCCTATTCGGCGGCCAAGGGCGGCCTCACCGCGCTGACCACCCACATCGCCTGCCAATACGGTGCGCAGGGAATACGGTGCAACGCCGTGGCTCCCGGGGTCATTCAGACACCCATGACCGAGCATCGGCTGCAGGAGGAGCGGTTCCGGCGGATCAATATGGAGATGACGCCGCATACCCGGCTTGGCACCGTCGACGACGTCGCCAGCACCGTGGCGTTCCTGTGCTCCCCCGGCGGTTCGTTCATCAACGGCCAGACGATCGTCGTCGACGGCGGCTGGAGCTCCACGAAATACCTCTCCGAATCGGCGCTGACCGCGCGGTGGATAACCGAATAG
- a CDS encoding GntR family transcriptional regulator has protein sequence MSEPKAIDHRYLQVARTLRKEIVDGVYPVGSQLPTEHELCERFAVSRYTVREALRRLRDDNLVSSRPRTGTLVMPRPSADSYVQHVMSINDLLAFATSTRFAIESIAMVTVDDELADHTGLVGGEQWLAVRGFRLTEGAEPAGIALCRTEYYVNRAFAAVGRLLQRHHGPIFPLIEDLFGLSIIEVHQEIAAVLISPALAEGLDVEPGAPALQVRRTYTASDGRVAQVTLNTHPASRFRHSMTMRRMRG, from the coding sequence GTGTCCGAACCCAAGGCGATCGACCACCGCTATCTGCAGGTGGCACGGACGCTGCGCAAGGAGATCGTCGACGGGGTTTACCCGGTGGGGTCGCAGTTGCCGACCGAGCATGAGTTGTGCGAGCGGTTCGCGGTAAGCCGCTACACGGTTCGTGAGGCATTGCGGCGGCTGCGCGACGACAACCTGGTGTCGTCGCGGCCACGCACCGGCACGCTCGTCATGCCGCGGCCGTCGGCCGATTCCTATGTCCAGCACGTCATGTCGATCAACGATCTGCTCGCGTTCGCTACCAGCACCCGGTTCGCGATCGAGTCGATCGCCATGGTCACCGTCGACGACGAGTTGGCGGACCACACCGGACTGGTTGGCGGTGAGCAGTGGCTGGCCGTCCGTGGATTTCGGCTTACTGAAGGTGCCGAGCCTGCCGGGATCGCGCTGTGCCGCACCGAGTACTACGTCAACCGGGCGTTTGCCGCGGTCGGCAGGCTGCTGCAGCGCCACCACGGTCCCATTTTCCCGCTGATCGAAGATCTGTTCGGGCTCAGTATCATCGAGGTTCATCAAGAGATTGCCGCGGTCCTCATTTCACCGGCGCTGGCCGAAGGCCTCGATGTCGAACCGGGTGCGCCTGCCCTGCAGGTGCGGCGTACCTACACCGCGTCCGACGGGCGGGTCGCCCAGGTCACGCTCAACACCCATCCTGCATCGCGATTTCGTCACTCGATGACGATGCGGCGGATGCGTGGCTGA
- a CDS encoding SMP-30/gluconolactonase/LRE family protein gives MVRAVIAGTGSRHHTAHSQGRYPAERPPRVAEGWSLTRLTAPSRLFGANGLRTGPDGRVYIAQVTGSQISALDLASGHLDTISPKGGEIVAPDDIAFGPDGNLYATEVMDGRVSLRDQAGRTRVLRDDLPSANGITFHDGRLFVGECREAGRLLELDLNGGEPRVLLENVPLPNAMEVGPDGLLYFPVMGANEIWRIDPDGGVPECVAGDLGVPDAVKFDPDGRLVSTQVHSGQVLAIDPRTGDRTVLATLTPGLDNLTFVGERLFVSNFTGAITEILRDGTARPALEGGLNWPLDLTVGTDGDLYIADGTYFYGFSGDGTLRTAGMLFTPGYPGFLRGVTAGCPGEFVVTTSNGEVARYRPEAGESDVLASGFDQLYGVVVAPSGAVVVAELGTGRVLSIDRGRVDVLASGLVEPIGVAITADGTCLVSEAGAGRVRGIGDSGTLLIGLQRPQGILALGRHVFVVDSGAKELVCFDLGSGDRHTIASDLPIGAPPGVAPKPLRGMPPFSGPQGPFAGIAAGPDGTLYVSADADGSILALRPSARES, from the coding sequence ATGGTCCGAGCAGTGATAGCCGGAACCGGATCGAGACACCACACGGCCCACTCGCAAGGCCGCTACCCGGCCGAGCGGCCACCGCGCGTCGCCGAAGGCTGGAGCCTGACCCGGCTCACCGCGCCCAGCCGCCTGTTCGGCGCCAACGGTCTGCGCACGGGTCCGGACGGCCGCGTCTACATCGCGCAGGTGACCGGCAGTCAGATCAGCGCGCTCGATCTGGCGTCCGGGCACCTCGACACCATCAGCCCCAAAGGAGGCGAGATTGTCGCACCTGACGACATCGCCTTCGGCCCGGACGGCAACCTCTATGCGACCGAGGTGATGGACGGGCGGGTCAGCCTGCGCGACCAGGCCGGTCGCACCCGGGTGCTTCGGGACGACCTGCCGTCCGCAAACGGGATCACCTTTCATGACGGCCGGTTGTTCGTCGGCGAGTGCCGCGAGGCTGGACGCCTGCTGGAACTCGACCTCAACGGTGGTGAGCCGCGGGTCTTGCTGGAAAACGTGCCGTTGCCCAATGCCATGGAGGTCGGGCCGGACGGGTTGTTGTACTTTCCGGTCATGGGCGCCAACGAGATTTGGCGCATCGATCCCGACGGAGGCGTCCCGGAATGCGTGGCCGGCGACCTCGGTGTTCCCGACGCGGTGAAGTTCGATCCCGACGGCCGGCTCGTCTCCACCCAGGTGCACAGCGGGCAGGTGCTGGCGATCGATCCGCGCACCGGGGACCGCACGGTGCTGGCGACGCTGACTCCCGGCCTGGACAACCTGACGTTTGTCGGTGAGCGGCTGTTCGTCTCGAATTTCACCGGTGCGATCACCGAAATCCTTCGCGATGGTACCGCCCGCCCGGCGCTGGAAGGGGGGTTGAATTGGCCGCTGGACCTGACGGTCGGCACGGACGGAGATCTCTACATCGCCGACGGAACCTACTTCTACGGCTTTTCGGGGGACGGCACGCTGCGCACCGCCGGGATGCTGTTCACGCCGGGATATCCCGGCTTCCTGCGTGGCGTGACGGCCGGTTGCCCGGGGGAATTCGTGGTCACCACGTCCAACGGCGAGGTGGCCCGCTACCGGCCGGAAGCCGGCGAAAGTGACGTCCTGGCAAGCGGATTCGACCAACTCTACGGCGTGGTGGTGGCTCCCTCCGGAGCCGTGGTGGTGGCCGAGCTGGGGACCGGACGGGTGCTGTCGATCGATCGCGGCCGGGTCGACGTGCTGGCCTCGGGCCTGGTTGAGCCGATTGGCGTGGCAATCACAGCCGACGGCACCTGCCTGGTCTCCGAGGCAGGCGCCGGACGGGTGCGCGGTATCGGCGACAGCGGCACGCTGCTGATCGGGCTGCAGCGTCCCCAGGGCATTCTGGCGCTCGGCCGCCACGTATTCGTCGTCGACTCCGGCGCAAAGGAACTCGTCTGTTTCGACCTCGGCAGCGGCGACCGGCACACCATCGCATCCGATCTGCCGATCGGCGCGCCGCCCGGGGTCGCGCCCAAGCCGCTGCGCGGGATGCCGCCGTTCTCCGGACCACAGGGCCCCTTCGCCGGCATCGCCGCCGGCCCCGACGGCACCCTTTACGTGTCTGCGGACGCCGACGGCAGCATACTGGCCCTTCGCCCGTCGGCCCGGGAATCCTGA
- a CDS encoding AMP-binding protein, whose translation MAPDRKLIGGRWIRWDDARAAEAYARGWWAGETLADALREGARHAPHRVALVDGDKRLDCQTLYRRATMLAHALLSRLPRNSVVSFMLPNWHEAAVIYLAATLAGLVANPILPSLRDRELRFILEDADSRMVFVPARFGRQDYCAMLRRVTAGLASPPDVVVVRGDCLPSQLPFRSLFAGPVTGRQLPEPDPDAVRMILYTSGTSGRAKGVLHTHNSIHALIRQIGEHWLVEPGDTFLVPSPIAHIGGSIYAFECPLLLGTTAVLMDRWNAEDALRLMHAEHCTHMAGATPFLEQLLAAAQRADARLPDLKLFVCGGASVSPSLIRRASAYFGPAVVTRVYGSTEVPVTTVGSPNDLDHAANTDGRVGFADVKLVSGEILVRGPQMLAGYQHPDDEAGSFDAEGYFHTGDLGRWVDDDYLVVTGRAKDVIIRNGENISPKEVEDILVNHPGIAEISIVGLPDERTGERACAVVVPTSPPGPELAQLCSYLEAAGLARFKIPEQLVIWDDLPKNEAGKVLKHHIKAALMKVES comes from the coding sequence ATGGCCCCAGACCGCAAGCTGATCGGCGGCCGATGGATCCGTTGGGACGACGCACGCGCCGCCGAAGCGTATGCACGCGGCTGGTGGGCAGGCGAAACGCTGGCCGACGCGCTGCGTGAGGGCGCGCGGCACGCGCCGCACCGGGTGGCGCTGGTCGACGGCGATAAGCGGCTGGATTGCCAAACCCTCTACCGCCGGGCGACGATGCTGGCGCACGCGCTGTTGAGTCGCCTGCCCCGCAACAGTGTGGTGTCGTTCATGCTGCCCAACTGGCACGAGGCCGCGGTGATCTACCTCGCCGCAACGCTGGCGGGACTGGTGGCCAACCCGATCCTGCCGTCCCTGCGGGATCGCGAGCTGCGGTTCATCCTCGAAGACGCCGACAGCCGAATGGTGTTCGTCCCTGCGCGTTTCGGCCGCCAGGATTACTGCGCGATGTTGCGGCGGGTGACCGCCGGGCTGGCGTCGCCACCCGATGTCGTGGTCGTGCGGGGGGATTGCCTCCCGAGCCAGCTCCCATTCCGGTCGCTGTTCGCCGGACCGGTGACCGGCCGCCAGCTGCCTGAGCCGGATCCCGATGCGGTGCGCATGATCCTGTATACCTCGGGAACCAGCGGGCGCGCGAAAGGTGTGCTGCACACTCATAATTCGATTCATGCGCTGATCCGTCAGATTGGTGAGCACTGGCTGGTCGAGCCGGGCGACACCTTCCTGGTCCCGTCACCGATCGCCCACATCGGCGGCTCCATCTATGCGTTCGAATGCCCGCTGCTGCTGGGCACCACCGCTGTGCTGATGGACCGCTGGAACGCCGAGGACGCGCTTCGGCTCATGCACGCCGAACACTGCACGCATATGGCCGGCGCCACCCCGTTTTTGGAGCAACTGCTCGCCGCCGCGCAACGAGCCGATGCCCGGCTACCCGACCTGAAGCTGTTCGTGTGTGGCGGCGCATCCGTATCTCCGTCGCTGATCCGCAGGGCGAGCGCGTATTTCGGACCGGCCGTCGTCACCCGGGTGTACGGCTCGACAGAGGTGCCGGTCACCACCGTAGGTTCACCGAATGACCTCGACCACGCCGCCAACACCGACGGCCGGGTCGGTTTCGCCGACGTCAAGCTGGTGTCCGGGGAGATCCTGGTGCGCGGACCCCAGATGCTGGCCGGCTACCAGCACCCGGACGACGAGGCCGGATCGTTCGACGCCGAAGGCTATTTCCACACCGGAGATCTCGGACGCTGGGTCGACGATGACTACCTGGTGGTCACCGGGCGGGCCAAGGACGTCATCATCCGCAACGGCGAGAACATCTCCCCGAAGGAAGTCGAGGACATTCTGGTCAACCATCCCGGCATCGCCGAGATCTCGATCGTCGGACTGCCCGACGAGCGCACCGGGGAACGGGCCTGCGCCGTCGTCGTACCCACGAGTCCGCCCGGCCCGGAGCTGGCCCAGTTGTGCAGCTACCTGGAAGCCGCCGGCCTGGCGCGGTTCAAAATTCCCGAACAGCTGGTGATCTGGGATGACCTGCCGAAGAATGAGGCGGGAAAGGTGCTCAAGCATCACATCAAGGCGGCGCTGATGAAAGTCGAGTCGTGA
- a CDS encoding aromatic ring-hydroxylating oxygenase subunit alpha, giving the protein MDPAETDAELSAPVTIGVEAYLSEDYARAERDKLWRKVWQQVGRVEDLPKVGSYLTYDILDDSIVVVRTAPDTLKAHHNVCMHRGRRLVDIPAGAKSTCGHKKSFVCGFHGWTYDRDGNCIHVPEQQDWQGALTPENTHLAPVHVDTWGGWIWINMDPGAEPLRDYLEPAATMLDPFHLQDMRCKWRKWLYFQCNWKVAMEAFNETYHVATTHPQFNKFGNFRGWAKAHGKHSNIGYDAPKGLEETKSKIRLGTGTDPRVSTAEMQRYTLDETNATTTKTLVDAALRLVDELPEDTPASRVLEHWLTSARRDDAARGVVWPAIDPEHLASSGTAWQIFPNFQIGQGLTTALCYSARPHGYHPDQCIFEAACYELFPKGEEPHTEWVYTPPDDPGWRTVLPQDFSNMAAVQRGMRSLGFLGPKPNPYMERSTANLHRNLAEYLGTGAPRQLTTETQR; this is encoded by the coding sequence ATGGACCCGGCAGAAACCGATGCCGAGCTGAGCGCGCCGGTCACGATCGGCGTCGAAGCCTACCTTTCCGAGGACTATGCCCGCGCCGAACGAGACAAGCTGTGGCGCAAGGTATGGCAGCAAGTCGGGCGCGTCGAAGATCTCCCGAAGGTGGGCAGCTACCTCACGTACGACATTCTCGACGACTCGATCGTGGTGGTGCGCACCGCACCCGACACCCTCAAAGCACACCACAACGTCTGCATGCACCGCGGCCGCCGGCTGGTGGATATCCCGGCGGGCGCCAAGAGCACATGCGGCCACAAGAAGTCGTTCGTCTGCGGTTTCCACGGCTGGACCTACGACCGGGACGGCAACTGCATTCACGTACCCGAACAACAGGATTGGCAAGGAGCCCTGACCCCGGAGAACACCCATCTGGCGCCCGTTCACGTCGACACCTGGGGCGGCTGGATCTGGATCAACATGGATCCGGGCGCAGAACCCCTGCGGGACTATCTCGAACCCGCCGCTACCATGCTCGACCCCTTCCACCTGCAGGACATGCGTTGCAAATGGCGGAAGTGGCTGTATTTCCAATGTAATTGGAAGGTGGCGATGGAGGCTTTCAACGAGACCTACCACGTCGCCACCACCCATCCGCAATTCAACAAGTTCGGCAACTTCCGCGGCTGGGCCAAGGCGCACGGAAAGCACAGCAACATCGGTTACGACGCGCCGAAAGGTCTGGAAGAGACCAAATCCAAGATCCGCCTCGGCACCGGCACCGACCCGCGCGTGTCGACAGCCGAAATGCAGCGCTACACCCTGGACGAGACCAACGCGACCACCACCAAGACGTTGGTGGACGCGGCGCTCCGGCTGGTCGACGAACTGCCCGAGGACACCCCCGCGAGTCGGGTGCTCGAGCACTGGCTCACCTCCGCACGACGCGACGACGCGGCCCGGGGCGTGGTCTGGCCGGCCATCGATCCCGAACACCTGGCCAGCAGCGGCACCGCCTGGCAGATCTTTCCGAACTTCCAGATCGGGCAGGGCCTGACCACCGCACTGTGCTACAGCGCCCGGCCGCACGGCTACCATCCCGACCAGTGCATCTTCGAAGCCGCCTGCTACGAGCTATTCCCGAAAGGCGAAGAGCCACACACCGAATGGGTGTACACACCACCGGACGACCCGGGCTGGCGCACCGTGCTGCCGCAGGACTTCTCCAACATGGCTGCGGTTCAGCGGGGCATGAGGTCACTGGGATTCCTCGGCCCCAAACCCAACCCGTACATGGAACGCAGCACCGCCAACCTGCACCGAAATCTCGCCGAATACCTGGGGACCGGCGCCCCACGCCAATTGACAACGGAGACGCAGCGATGA
- a CDS encoding SRPBCC family protein, producing the protein MSRWVACADRALSESVPAPPDRVRDFYVDLDKIKLAHPLIMSVQPTGRRETAQGYLQSYRVVDRIPLGPFAIRTSYRARLYVPTDGDVSTLADQWPGVQLCATVSFEPIDTGTRLTERIRITAPRLLAAFTTREAVKAHRAMLSGIRRHFECRSA; encoded by the coding sequence ATGAGCCGGTGGGTGGCGTGCGCCGATCGGGCGTTGTCCGAATCGGTACCGGCGCCACCGGATCGGGTCCGCGATTTCTACGTGGACCTGGACAAGATCAAGCTCGCGCACCCACTGATCATGTCGGTTCAGCCGACGGGCCGCCGCGAAACCGCGCAGGGTTATCTGCAGAGCTATCGAGTGGTAGATCGAATCCCGTTGGGGCCGTTTGCTATCCGGACCAGCTACCGGGCACGGCTGTACGTCCCCACCGACGGCGATGTCAGCACCTTGGCCGACCAGTGGCCGGGGGTCCAGTTATGCGCAACGGTGAGTTTCGAGCCGATCGACACCGGGACCCGGCTCACCGAGCGAATCCGGATCACCGCGCCGCGGCTACTGGCCGCGTTCACCACCCGCGAGGCGGTCAAGGCGCATCGGGCAATGCTGTCCGGCATCCGTCGCCACTTCGAATGCCGCTCGGCGTGA
- a CDS encoding rhomboid family intramembrane serine protease, with amino-acid sequence MSSPSAPESPAEAPTCYRHPGRRAYVRCNRCERYICADCMRDAAVGHQCVQCVQAGARTVRQPRTRFGGRQRSATPVLTYTLIVINVLAFVVQMSSGNLEKQLALWSPAVADGQLYRLVTSAFLHYGATHLLLNMWALYVVGPPLEIWLGRLRFGALYALSGLGGSVLVYLLSPLNTATAGASGAIFGLFGATFVVGKRLALDVRWVVAVIVINLVFTFVVPAVSSQLISWQGHVGGLVTGGLVAAAYVYPPRERRNAVQVAATVIVLIVLAGLTWWRTASLLAEFSA; translated from the coding sequence ATGAGTAGTCCCAGCGCGCCGGAGTCGCCGGCCGAAGCGCCGACCTGTTACCGGCATCCGGGCCGTCGGGCCTACGTGCGCTGCAACCGTTGCGAACGGTATATCTGCGCGGACTGCATGCGCGACGCCGCTGTCGGACACCAATGTGTGCAGTGCGTCCAAGCGGGCGCCCGGACCGTTCGACAGCCGCGGACCCGCTTCGGCGGTCGGCAGCGGTCGGCCACGCCGGTGCTCACCTACACGCTGATAGTGATCAATGTGCTGGCTTTCGTCGTGCAGATGTCGTCGGGGAATTTGGAAAAGCAACTGGCCCTGTGGTCACCCGCGGTGGCCGACGGCCAGCTGTATCGGCTGGTGACCTCGGCGTTCCTGCATTACGGCGCGACGCATCTGCTCCTGAACATGTGGGCGCTGTATGTCGTGGGCCCACCGCTCGAAATATGGCTGGGGCGACTGCGTTTCGGCGCGCTGTACGCCCTGAGCGGGCTTGGCGGGTCGGTGTTGGTCTACTTGCTGTCGCCGCTGAATACGGCGACCGCGGGCGCATCGGGGGCAATCTTCGGCCTGTTCGGTGCGACCTTCGTGGTGGGAAAACGGCTGGCCCTCGACGTGCGCTGGGTCGTCGCGGTCATCGTGATCAACCTGGTCTTCACCTTCGTCGTTCCGGCGGTCAGCTCACAACTGATCAGCTGGCAGGGACACGTGGGCGGGCTGGTCACCGGGGGGCTGGTCGCGGCGGCCTACGTCTACCCGCCGCGGGAACGCCGGAACGCGGTCCAAGTCGCTGCGACGGTCATTGTCCTGATTGTGTTGGCCGGGCTGACCTGGTGGCGCACCGCCAGTCTGCTCGCTGAGTTTTCGGCATGA
- a CDS encoding nuclear transport factor 2 family protein has product MESPASGAGVVERYLTCLADHDWDGLAATIADDGLTREGPFCDVIEGKQHYVGYLRKVLTDLKDHRLRVQRVAKVDARLSYVELTESFEIDGAPAEWPECILFEQNDSGLICRVSVFFKQRRADAETPTGAG; this is encoded by the coding sequence GTGGAGTCCCCGGCGTCGGGCGCCGGCGTTGTCGAGCGCTACCTGACCTGCCTGGCTGACCATGATTGGGACGGCCTGGCCGCCACCATCGCCGACGACGGCCTGACGCGGGAGGGCCCGTTCTGCGATGTCATCGAGGGCAAACAGCACTATGTCGGCTACCTGCGTAAGGTGCTCACCGATCTCAAAGACCACCGGCTGCGGGTACAACGGGTCGCTAAGGTGGACGCGCGGCTGTCCTACGTCGAGTTGACCGAATCCTTCGAGATCGACGGCGCGCCCGCCGAATGGCCCGAATGCATCCTCTTCGAGCAGAACGACTCCGGCCTGATCTGCCGCGTCAGCGTGTTCTTCAAGCAACGCCGGGCTGACGCCGAAACCCCCACCGGCGCCGGCTAG
- a CDS encoding NAD(P)/FAD-dependent oxidoreductase — MARVVILGAGIAGHTAALHLRRWLARKHEIVVISPNADWNWIPSNIWVGVGRMEPAQVLIPLKPIYQRKGIIFHQALATAIRPEGTGAQTSSSVDFTYTDDARHGETGSVTYDYLINATGPQLNFAATPGLGPDGHSYSVCTAAHAAEAAKALDAVIAKLKAGQKQRLVIGVGHGTCTCEGAAFEYTFNVEHRLRSAGVRDLAEVIYLTNEYELGDFGVDGMRFVDKGFMQSSRLWTESLFRERGVRAITQAHVHEVMDCKLRYEQLDGKEHDLDFDFAMLLPPFRGASLAAYDNAGNDITSTLFAPSGFLKVDADYSGKPYDQWSAEDWPHTYESVAYPNIFAPGIAFAPPHPISRPRKSLTGTVITPSPPRTGMPSGIMAKTVAETIRDRITKNATAPAHRASMATMGAACIASAGTGFREGSAAAMTMFPVVPDRVRYPQTGRDIAGTSGELGLAGHWIKVLLHYLFIYKAKARPFWWLIPE; from the coding sequence ATGGCACGAGTCGTTATCCTCGGCGCCGGCATCGCCGGACATACTGCCGCTCTGCATCTGCGCCGATGGCTTGCCCGCAAGCACGAAATCGTGGTGATCTCGCCGAACGCGGACTGGAACTGGATTCCGTCCAACATCTGGGTCGGCGTGGGCCGCATGGAACCGGCGCAGGTGTTGATCCCACTCAAGCCGATCTACCAGCGCAAGGGCATCATCTTCCACCAGGCGCTGGCGACTGCCATCCGACCTGAGGGCACCGGTGCACAGACGTCGTCATCGGTGGACTTCACTTACACCGATGACGCCCGCCACGGCGAGACCGGCAGCGTTACCTACGACTACCTCATCAATGCCACCGGCCCCCAGCTGAATTTCGCGGCCACACCTGGCCTCGGGCCCGACGGACACTCGTACTCGGTGTGCACCGCCGCCCACGCGGCCGAGGCCGCCAAGGCGCTTGACGCGGTCATCGCCAAGCTGAAAGCGGGCCAGAAGCAGCGCCTCGTCATCGGCGTCGGACACGGCACTTGCACCTGCGAAGGCGCGGCGTTCGAGTACACCTTCAACGTCGAGCACAGACTGCGCTCGGCCGGAGTGCGAGATCTGGCCGAGGTCATCTACCTGACCAACGAGTACGAACTGGGCGACTTCGGAGTCGACGGCATGAGGTTTGTCGACAAGGGCTTCATGCAATCCAGCCGGTTGTGGACCGAGTCGCTTTTTCGCGAACGCGGCGTCAGGGCCATCACGCAGGCCCATGTGCACGAGGTGATGGATTGCAAGCTGCGATACGAGCAGCTCGACGGCAAGGAGCACGATCTGGACTTCGACTTCGCGATGCTGCTGCCACCGTTCAGGGGCGCCAGCCTGGCTGCCTACGACAACGCCGGCAACGACATCACCTCAACGCTTTTCGCGCCGTCCGGTTTCCTCAAGGTCGACGCGGACTACTCGGGCAAGCCGTACGACCAGTGGTCCGCCGAGGACTGGCCACACACCTACGAGTCCGTCGCCTACCCGAACATCTTCGCGCCGGGCATTGCATTCGCGCCCCCGCACCCGATATCCCGACCGCGCAAAAGCCTCACCGGGACGGTCATCACCCCCAGCCCACCGCGCACCGGCATGCCGTCGGGCATCATGGCCAAGACGGTCGCGGAGACCATTCGCGACCGCATCACCAAAAACGCCACAGCTCCGGCCCATCGCGCCTCCATGGCTACCATGGGCGCCGCGTGCATCGCGTCGGCTGGGACCGGCTTTCGCGAAGGTTCGGCTGCCGCGATGACGATGTTTCCGGTCGTTCCCGACCGGGTGCGCTACCCGCAGACCGGCCGCGACATCGCCGGCACATCCGGCGAGCTCGGACTGGCCGGCCACTGGATCAAAGTGCTCCTGCACTACCTGTTCATCTACAAGGCCAAGGCCAGGCCGTTCTGGTGGCTGATCCCTGAATGA
- a CDS encoding SDR family NAD(P)-dependent oxidoreductase codes for MTDDLLSLAGRVVVIAGAAGGGIGTTVTRLVAQAGATVVAVSRGQDNLDLHLDPLIAEGLPVVPVAADIATDDGIGATMDAVRRTDGELHGLVNVAGGADPSTWMPATRVTRSDWRELFARNLETMFFMSQAVAAELKRRKRPGSIVSLSSISGLNTAPFHIAYGTAKAAIVAATRTMALELACDAGEAAIRVNAVAPGVTETPASRTYTDEDPDRDRRAIAMGRRGRPAEVAGAVLFLLSDLSSYITGQTLLVDGGLNLKWGHLDTDNTSLFLKDQSFRAAIKRWEA; via the coding sequence ATGACTGACGATCTGTTGAGTTTGGCCGGACGCGTCGTGGTGATCGCCGGCGCCGCTGGTGGCGGTATCGGCACCACCGTCACGCGCCTGGTTGCCCAGGCGGGGGCGACGGTGGTCGCGGTGAGTCGCGGGCAGGACAATCTCGACCTGCACCTGGACCCGTTGATCGCCGAGGGACTTCCGGTGGTGCCGGTGGCGGCCGATATCGCCACCGACGACGGCATCGGGGCCACCATGGACGCGGTCCGGCGCACCGACGGCGAACTGCACGGCCTGGTCAATGTCGCCGGCGGCGCCGACCCGTCGACCTGGATGCCTGCGACCCGGGTAACTCGCAGCGACTGGCGCGAGCTGTTCGCCCGCAATCTGGAGACGATGTTTTTCATGAGCCAGGCGGTGGCCGCGGAACTGAAGCGACGAAAACGGCCCGGCTCGATCGTTTCCCTCTCCTCGATCAGCGGGTTGAACACCGCGCCGTTTCACATTGCCTACGGCACCGCCAAGGCCGCGATTGTGGCGGCGACCCGCACGATGGCCCTCGAACTTGCCTGCGACGCAGGCGAAGCCGCGATCCGGGTGAATGCCGTGGCGCCCGGGGTCACCGAGACACCGGCGTCACGCACCTACACCGACGAGGACCCCGACCGCGACCGCCGAGCCATTGCGATGGGACGGCGCGGACGCCCGGCGGAGGTGGCCGGCGCCGTCCTCTTTCTGCTGTCCGACCTGTCGAGCTACATCACCGGACAAACACTGCTGGTGGACGGCGGCTTGAACCTCAAGTGGGGACATCTGGACACCGACAACACCTCGCTGTTTCTCAAGGACCAGTCGTTTCGCGCGGCGATCAAGCGCTGGGAGGCCTGA